CGTCACCGCGGGGAATGTCCTCTGTCCGCAGGGGCCGCTGCGGTTCCCGCCGCCCTTGAGGATCTTGTTGagacgcccgccgccgccgctgctccCGGGTGGGCCCTGCCACACGTCGCAGTGGCATTCCCACGTCACCGTCTCCTCGAACACATAGACCTTGCGCCGCGAGTACATCCCCTCCTGCACTGTCCACGCCCGCCCGGCCCATCGCGACGACAGCACCAGGTCGTCGTgcttcctcgccgcggccccgcgcggcggcggcgtcctcctcAGCAGGCCCGTCAGCCCGGACTCGGCgtctcccgccgccgcaacgATCGTCAGGTAGGCGTTGGCGTAGATGTACGCCATGTTCCTGATGTGCTCCTCCCTttccacgtcgtcgtcctgcaCGATGCAGAACCGGTCCACCCAGAGGTACTTGATGCCCAGCTTCCTCGCTAGCCACATGGCGTCCAGTATCGTCTGCGGCACGTCCGCGTCGTCCATGCTCGCCGTCAGCATCTCCAGGTTCCCCCGCAGCGTCTCGACGGGGCCCCGCGAgctcggcagcggcggctcgtAGACGTAGCTCAGCGCGATGTACCGGTCCgttgcgcgcgcgcgcacgaGGCATCGGTTCACCGAGTCGATGAGCCATATCGGCCGCCACGTGTCCCCCGGCGGGCCGGAGCAGTGGTCGCCGTGCTCGGCGTTGCACGTGTCGAGCCACTCGCGCACGCGGCCCATCGGGTTGAACTtgttcgccgccgtcgaagccgacgaggcgcGGCGCGAGgggggcgccgacgacgaggcagCGACGCCCACCGGCTCCCGCGCCGTACGCGCCGTCCAGGTGCTCATGAGCCGCTCCGTGATGCTCTGCCGTTTGGTACCGTTGTTGGCGCTGTTGGGCGGCACGCTCTGCCGTCGGGCGTGGCCGTTATGGGGGGcgttgctgccgccgtgtCCGTTGCTGTAGTACTTGTCGTCTGCCGCGAAGCTCTGCTTCTTGGTttccctcggcgtcggcgggctATCGCggtctctgtctctgtcccTGTCCCTGTCCCTGTCTCTGTCGCGGTCACGATCACGATCCTTGTCCaaaggtggcggcggtggtccTCCTCTCTTGAAGTCCTCCCGACCTCGATCCCGGTCCCGGTCCCTATCCCTATCCCTGTCTCTGTCCCTGTCGCGGTCTCCTCTGTCCCGATCACGATCGCGGTGCCGTTCCGTACGGATGTCCCTCTCCCTGCTACctctcggcggtggcgggtaatgctgctgctgctgctgctgctgtcgtcGTTGGGGCGGGGGCGTGGGCGTCTGGGGTCTATatccgccgcccgcgtcgaccgccgcgtcgtcctcgtccgacaTTGAGCTTGCTGAGCTCTCGTCGGATACGACGTCTGGTCCTCCTGCTGGTCCCTCACGTCTGGCCGCTgccgcaccgccgccgtcgccaccaCTGCGGGCGGACGGACTCGGGTGGTCCATTGCTTATAGCCCCTCTCCCTGGCGGCAGGGTTTCCAACACACACTCGTATGAGGGAGGTCGCGCGGATGTACTGCCCGGAAGGCGCAGGCGCAGGGTGCGGGATGCAGATGCTGATGCGCTTTGCGCGGCGCTCGCGCGCGAAAAGGTTCAACAATGCTGCTGCGCGCGCAGTAGGCGAGGtaagtagtaatagtagtagtagtagttagACAAGCCCCCACCCCGGAGTTCTTCTCTATTTCGCCTCCCTttctcgcgcgcgcgcgccctCTTGCGCCGTGACACTAGTGATGGTGGCTCGGTGAGACCGTGCGGCGGATGTTCCTGGGGCGATGAACGCAGGGCGGAAAGCAGAAGAACAGGACACTGCAACTGTGCGCGAGACCAGCATTCGATAAATCCGATAGATGAATGAGCGATGTGGGCCGATTGCGATGATGGGCGATATGATGAGATGTGGTTGTTGATGGAACGGCTCTGTGCGTGTACGGATGGATATGTTTATGCGTTGCGATTTGCGATGGATGGAAAAAGAGTGGTTGCGAACACGCCACCCGGGGTCAGTGAGAGTGAAACTGAGAGAGTGTGACTTAAGACCgagagtgagggtgagaTCGACACTGACAGAGTGCGACCCGAAGCTATGagtgagagggagaaagagagcgATCGATGTGAGTGAGGTGCGAGGTGAGAGGTGAGAAGTGAGAGGTTCAaggcaccgccaccaccccAGCCCCCTCCATTACCCAAATTGCAAATCGATACATTGGGCACGGAATTCAGTGAAGCTCTTCGCGGGTTGGCAATTGGCAATGGATGCGTCCCGCATTAGTTTGATCATTGGGCACCCGTATTGCAGGGCCCTTCCCTACAAATTTCCGAACATCTAATTACCTACCTAGCCAATCCATCCATTGCAGGTCCCAAGAGCAACTCACCCATACAGTCAGTCAGTAACTAACCTCtgtgtggatggatggatagcACGGGTTTTACCGTACATAAACCGACTTACATCAACAACACTCGCCAACACATGTTTGCCTCGGTCAAGTAGAAACGAACGAAGGAGCTCTTAATACATCATGCTCACATCTATTAAAATACATTTGCTTGCTAGTCTAACAAACTTTGCGACCCATCTCTGCCACCGTTTGAGCCGATGTGGAATCCGCCGCTCCCCCTCGGTCGCCATCCACCACCCCGTTCAAACAACCCGACAACAGCCTCTCGTCCTCTGCGGCCCAATTTATGGCCCATGGTATTTGTATCGAGTGCCAATTCCCGCCGTAAAACCTGTACAATGTTCCAACCCTTCCCAAACCAGTACGCCTGTAAATGTGCAGCAGTTTTTGATGATCTCACGGTCGTTGAGTCGTCCGGCGCTTTGCACTAGGCCAGCTCTTGACTGTACGCCATCGCCgttttttgttgttgttgtcgcATCAAACCCCGTAGAAGACAAAAAAACGTACTCAAACGTCATCAAACGTCAAATGTGATCACTTAAACGTCCACGCCTATCAGAGTCGATCCGGCTACTCCTGGTCGCTCGGAGCACCGTTGCTGCCTCCGTTGCTTTCGCCGTTCGCTTCTTTGGCGCCGTTGGAAGCCGAAGAGATCAGCTTGATTCTCGTGGCCGACGTTACCGGTTGAGGGGTTCCGACGCTCGCACTGGCGCTGGGTGCCACAGACGCCTCTTTGGGGCCATCGCCCTCAAGCTCTTGCAACTCCGGGTGCTCCTCGAGTTCCTTCTGGAGCTGCTCGTGAAAGAATTTCTGCGGCAATGTTAGAGGGTTGTTCGATGACACACGCGAGGCTTCTGCTTTTACTCACCTGTAAAGTCAGGGAATCCTGGTACAGAAGTGATGCCTCCTCGTTGTACGTTTGGCAGTTGCTGAACATGAGATCGACATCCTTGCGCATGTCGCCGAGGCTATAATATTGCTGCTTCTTAATCTTTTGCTCGATCTGCTTCATCGAGATGGGGGCTTGAATGATCAAGTAGTAGTCGGCGTAGTCGCGCTTGGGAGGCAAAGCAAGGAACGGTCCGATAATGATCCGCTTGCCTGCCACCgactcgtcgtcatcctcctcagGGGGCTCCGGATCGTCGACCTCAAGGTTCATGAGTCCGTCAAACAGGGCACGCGCGCTTGTCTGGAGGGACTGGCGCTGCTGGGCCGAGATTCGTGGCGCTTCAGACCCCGCCGACACGGAGACCGCCTTGGGTCTGCCTTGGGGTCCGCGACGCTTCTTGGCTGGCGgctcatcctcgccatcgtctGCCTTGCGCTTCTCCTGGTTCTTGCTGCCGGGCTTGCGACCCCTCTTTTTGGGCGTTTCCACTTCCTCGGTGCTGGCGCGACTTACCGAGGGGGAGGCATCCGCGGCGTTCATCACGGCTGTCCTCTTGAGCCGGTTGTTCTCCCTCTTGTCCTTACGTGCTTGCTTgcgcgcagcagcagcctcgggagaatcgtcgtcgtcatcgacagCCATGAGCCACTGCTCCTCCgtgaggccgtcgtcgtagcGAACCTTGGTCCGCTCACGGGCTCCGCGTCCAAGACTCGTCTccacctcctcttccaccaGGCTGCCGTCGCCCAGATAGATGTCGGGGAGTTCGTCCTCTCCCAACAGACGGGGCTTGGCCTTCGCGCCGGCCGCATCGCCGTAGATTGGGTCCTTCCTccgctcctcgtcgagcttcTGGAAGACAGtcacctcgtcgtcgctacGAGCGAGGAGCAGGTTCAACTCCTCATCGTCCATTTCATCCTGCTCTCCCGTTTCTGCAAGGTCGGCACTCTCCAAAAGGGTTCGCAACATGGCGTCACGATCTGTTTCCGTCGATTTGTTATCGAAACGACCGGCCTGGATGACCTTGCCGTCCATGTCGAGCTTGTACCTGGCTCTTTCCAAGATCTTCTCTTCGACCGAGTTGGAACTGATGAGACGCAGGATGCGAACCTCGTTCTTTTGCCCGATACGATGGGCACGATCCTGGGCCTGTAAATCTTGATGAGGGTTCCAGTCAGAATCGTAGATAATGACGGTGTCGGCAGTCTGCAAATTCAGACCAAGACCACCGGCACGTGTCGACAGCAAGAACATGAAGTAATCCGAGTTCGGAGCATTGAACTCGCGCAACAGATCGGAACGCTCGTCTGACTTGGTCGTACCGTCCAGACGGAGGTACTTCATGTTGCGGTATCTCAGGTAATCTTCCATAATGTCCATGATCGCCGTCATCTGAAAGAACATCAGGACGCGATGGCCCGTAGCCTTGTACTTGGGCAAAACCCGGTCCAAGAGCTCGAACTTGCCGGCCGTTCTCCAGAGCAAGTCGTTGCTGATGCTCATGGGGTTCATGGTGTTCTCGACTtcgtcaaagacgaaggGGTGGTTGCAGAGCTTGCGAAGCTGCATGATCATGTTGCTCAGACCACGAGCACCAGCCTTGCCACCCTGTCCGTCGCTGACGAGGATCTTGTTGTGCGTGACCATCTGCTTGTACAGCTTGCTCTGCAGGGCCGAGAACTTGCACTTGATGACCTTTTCTGTCTTGTCCGGGAGGTCCTTTTCGACATCCTTCTTCAGACGACGCAGCAGGAAGGGTCGCAGCACCTTGTGCAGGCGACGAATGACGAGAATCTGCTCTTCTTCCGTGAGGTCCATCTTGTCCTGTCCACCCGTGTTGGCAAAGGGCGTGTTGAACCACTCGTCGAAAGTCTTGGCGGATTTGAAAATAGTGGGGAGGGTGAAATTGAGCATGGCCCACAGCTCAGTAAGGTTATTCTGCAGCGGGGTACCCGTCAAAATCAGGCGGAATCGGGTGTGGTAGTATTGTTGGATGGTGGACGTAAGCTTGGAGTTCTGGTTCTTCATACGGTGACCTTCGTCGATAATCATGTGGAACCACTTGATCTTGCTAAGAACCGGCCGGTCCTTGATGATGTACTCGTATGTCGTGAGCAGAACTTGGAAGCGTCCCTGGCGAATCTTGTCCTGCTGTTGCTTTCTGGCCAGAGGAGGTCCCTTGTAGACGATCTTGCTGACGGACGGGGCCCACTTCTCGAATTCAAGGGTCCAGTTGGTCAAAGTGCTGAGTGGCACGATGACCAGATAAGGTCCTTCCTGCTTCTTGCGCTCGATGAGGTACGTGACCAGACTGATGGTCTGGATGGTCTTGCCGAGACCCATCTCGTCTGCAAGAATACCGTTGAGATTGTTGTTGTACAGTGAGATCATCCATTGCAGACCCTTGACCTGGTATTCTTTGAGCCTGCCACCCACGAGCATGTTGGCCTGCTCGGtgacctcctccttgatcttgTGGGCAACGGCATAGTAGTCAATCTTCCTTCCGCTCGTGTCGTCTGCGTCGCTCTCGTGCTcgctctcctcctcttcctctggCATCTGTTCCTCGCCAGTTTGTTCCAATAGAGCCTTCCTTTGCTGAGACTTGACAgaggcggcgagctggcgTAAGAACCCGTCGGTCTGTCGCAGAAGGTGGGTGATACGGGTGTCCTTggcttcgtcgagcagctTGAGATATGCCTCTTCGTCGTTGGCCTTGAGGGCTTGCAGACGCTGCTTGGCGGTGCGCTCGATTCTCTTCTGCTCTTCCTTTTCAATATTGTAGTGCTGGGCGAACATGAGCTTGTTAAGCTTGCTCGACTTATTACGCTGGCTTGCGGCAGTCTGCTGGATCTCGTTCCGGTGTTGGGTGATGGCCGCGAGGAAGTCGGTGtgcctcttcttctcacGGTTCTCACGGATATcgcgctgctgcttctcAAGCTTCTCGGTGATTCTAGCCTCGCGAACCGTCATCTTCTTGGTGCGGCGGTAGTTGGAACGGTTGGTGGTCATAGCGAGGTTGTCGTAAAACATCATCGAGCGGCCAATCTTGTCGCGCATTGCCCTCTGCTTGGCGTACAGCCCCAGACCCTTCATCTCAATGATGGCCTTGACCCTGGCGCTGTCGTCCAGTTCGACATCGTCCGCGGTGGTGTCCCAGTGAGCGATGTTTGCCGGCGTGCTCTTCAGCTCGGCGTAACGGTCACGCATGCGGTTGAAGATAATGACTTCTCGCTCGTAGCGCAGCTGGTCAAAGTCCACACCGGTAGGGAAAAGTCCAGGAATTAGCTTGCGGTTCCTGCGCTGGGTGTGTTCGAAGTAGCTGATGGACTTGCGGATCAGGTTGGGGTCGTCGTAAGGAGACTTGACAGCCTTGAACGTTGGGCCCTGAACCTCGGGAGGTTCAGACTTGGACTCGACGCCATTCGGACCAGGCTGTGCGGAGTCGCGAGAAACGGGTGCCGGTGTTGATGAAGCCGCcatcgcggcggcctcggcggcgatggcttTCCTCCGCTCGCGTTGGGTGAAGATGGCCTGCTGCATCTGCAAAGGAACGCCAGCATTCTTTGTCAGCAACTTGAATGCATGGATTTGTTGGCGAAGCAGACTCAGTTGCTGAGGGTTGAATTGACCAGCGCCAGGACCGCTTGACGGAGCCGATGTGGTTggcgagccggcggcggcgaccgaGGTATTTGAGCTTGCAGAGGGAAGGGCAGAGCCGCCAAGCGCACTGGACGCAGATGGTTGTGTTgactgttgctgctgctgagcgGGATGCGCGCCGTTGACAGCGCCATTGGGGCCACCAGCCTGCTGCATCTGTCGCTGCTGTTGcatctgctgctgttgctgctggtgttggaGGAAAGCTTGTTGTTTCTGTCGTAGACGCGCTTGTTGTTGGAAAGACAGAACGAACTGCTCGGCCTTGATATATTCGGGGTCGGTGGTGGGGACGCCATTTTCTCTCATCTGCTTAAATTTCTGAGGCGGCCGTTAGCATCAATCATCGGGAGAACAGCGTGGCGTTCCAGCGTCAATGGGATGCAGGCGCGAACGGGGACCAATGTGCAGGAAAGTTCTTACGTTGAATATCTCTTGAGCCTGTTGAGGAGTGGTGGCGGTCATGCCGGCGCCAGGGAGCTGGACAGCAGGGGCAGCCTGAACGGAAGCCATGATGGGCAGTGTGGAATACCGCAAATCTATTGACTGCGTGAATCTCTAGAGATGCAACGGCTATCTCGCGCGCATTATCATGCGAAGGGCGCCGGAGGTGTTGACGGGTGGAGCCGTGTTCAAGGTTGGTCGCGCCGGGCTCGTCGCGAAATGAGAGACTTGAATGCTAATAGTGACAGTGGACGGGTTGGAAATGCGGCGCGTCGATTGGAAACAGAAGGCTAGGGGAGGGCGACGTGGTTCGGTGTCGGCAAGCGCGATGGCGTCGTCAGAAACGGAGACACGTCAGTCGCGTGGGAACAGGTTCACCGAGATGAAAAGGATGGAGTTCGGCGACGGAGGTTGATGGAAAATGGGGGAGGATGCGAATGCGGTGCCGCGAGgcgtggggggggggccggGAGAGATAGTGGtagagagaggagggaagaaaaatGGGTGGCAGAAGAGGGAGTCGGACGCGAGGCGAAAAAACAGCAgttttggggggagggagggaaaaagGCGCGGCGTCGGGGCGTTGCCTCGAGCGGGAAGCGCGAGGAAATCGCGTTGAAAAGGTTGCTGGACACTTTCCAAGATGGGTGTCGATGCCTGTAGAGGGGGGTTTGGCGATTTTTCGATGCGCGCGGTGCCGGTTGAGATGGAGAGGTGAGGACAACGACAAGATTCATTGATGGTTGGTGCGGTCAGTCTGTGAAACTGCGGTCCCCGTAATTCTCAGCACAGGAAAACATGATATGTGCCTGAGGCATAACACGCTAAGCTGATTATGTACAAGCGAGGGCGCTCGGGCCAGCTCTTCCTTGATTCACTGGACAGTCGTAGGCGGAGGCGTAGGCGCAGGCATAAGTCATAAGCACACAAGCACAAGCGCAGACAAGTGGCGGCCTGCGGGCAACTGGCCGGCTGTGACTTACTTCGGTTACTATCCGGGGGGGAGCGgccatacacacacacacacacacacacacacacacacaccgtTGGGAATGGGAGGCGCCTCAAACCGTGGTCTGCTGTCAGTCGCGTCGGGTACCTTACCGGCTGCCCCATCCACCAAGGAATGCCAGATCCACGCCGCTTGGCATCTGTCGTCTCTTGTTTTCGGTAAGGTAGGGAGGGTAGTGAAGAATAAGAGTTGCCAGCAgatcggggggggggggggggggggggtcccGCGTCAGTCTCCCGTCGCCTCCCGTCCGTCCAGTCGCTTGCTCGTTGGCTATAGTATAGAGCACGCACCCCGGTCCTCGCCCGGATGAGTTGGCCGCGGTGGGCATGTCCACACTCTCCTGCAAGCGCTTGCGTGCGCCGCCCTGCGTTTGACACCTGCTCCCGGCGAAGCTAATCTGATGAATGTCGAACAAGTGGAGAGATTCTCTAGGAAACGCAGGCCGCAAAGAACGCTTGCCACCTCGGTTTCCCCAAtggcctgctgctggccccGTTGGTTAGCTCGCACTGCTCCATCGAGACTGATCCAGCCACTGTTTGTTtgcccttccctcctccgaATTTAGACTCATACACACCCTCCCGCCATGTTCCCTCACAGAGTACGGACACCACGAGTGGTTGCCGAGGCGTTATGCagcatccctccctccctgccCCCCCATTCCTCACCGCCGCGCCTTCTTTTTGTCCGGgccttcatcttcgtcgtcgctcaCATCCGCATACTGGGTGACCGGCTGTGTTTTCTGCCACGCAGCGGTAAACATCGGGTCTTTCTGCGCAGCGTCGGCATACTTGAGGAGCGCTTCTCTGGGGTCTTCGTGGAGCATCTTGGCCAGGGGAATGTTATCCGCAATGTGCTTTTCGTCGGGTTGGTTCCTCATGAATGGCGTCTGCTCCAAGACAGCCGGTCTCCTAGGGTCTTTGGACTTTCCTGACGCCGTCACTCCCGCGTTCCTCCTGCCGGCCATCACACTGCCCGGCGTGACAATGGAATCACCCGACATGCCCACCGACATATCCGTCGTCCGGGACGGGTCGTCGTCAATGTGCCGCTTCTTGGGCGCCCGCGACAtcacctcgacggcgccccgGGAAGACATGGTCGGGCTGTACAGCACGTGCGTCTCGCCGTTCGCCGAGCCAGTGATGATCTGGTTAATCTTGGGGTGCCAGTTGACTGTGATAAGAGGCGCTCCTGGCGTGATTGGCGTCACGTGCTCGGGGCGCAGGTTTCCGGGGTTCAAGATGTGCAAGTCGCCCGTCGCAGAGCCCGTCAGGATGCTGGTCGAGTTTGGCGAGTACCTAATGTTGCTCATCGGGAAATGATCCGACGTTGATGCATGGTCCACCGTGACAAGAGGCGTCTTGAACTTCCGTGTGTCCCACAACTTGATTGTGTTATCGCCTCCTCGCGTGACGACCATCCGTCCATCGGACGAGATGTCGATGCCCCCGGTCCAAGTATCCGGTTTGTGGGCGTCTCGGATCTCGGCCGTAGGCCTCGAGAACGGGCTGTTGCCGCTGTACATGACCAGAGAGCCGTCGAGCGCGGCCGCAACAAGCACGTTGCTGCCGCCCTGGGCTGGGGCGCcccaggcgacggcggtcaTCCTCGTTCGGCCTGCGGACCCTGCTGCTTTTGACTTGAAGACAATCACATCTCGCTGGCTgcgcttgttgttgatgtccCAGATGCGGAGAGTGCTGTCGGTGCCGGCAGTGACGCAGAGGTTCTTGTCCGTTGGGTGCCAGGTTCCCGTCGTGACTTCCGAAATGTGGCCCTTTGTGTTGTTCATGTCCCTCAGGTACATGTCGCCCTTGACGAACTCCGTGATGACGTCGCCGTCCCTCGACATGATCTTGGCCTGCGGGTGGGCGGACACGCAGAGAAAGACGCTGCCGGACAGGGAATTGAACTCGACGTGGTGGATCGGGTGCGATTCGGCGTTGGCGGCAGAGGACTTTGCCTCCCACGGGTCGACACTTCGAAATGCTCGGAGAGTGCTCGGCGTCATGGACGCGAAATCGTGCAGGTTGATTCTGCAGTCGAGCGACGCGGACACGAGCCGCCCGCCAGCCGGGTCCAGCGTGACCGTTGTCACGGCCCTCTCGTGGGTTTTCAGGACCAGTTCATGCGAAACAGGGtagtcgtcgccgtcctcggagtcgtccgagtcggagTCGCCGCTGTCACTGTCATTGGAATCTGAGTCGgacttcttctctttctgAGCAGCTGTTGGAGGACCTGCGGATTCCTCGTGGGCCGTTCCCGCCGAGGGTTTTTCTGCCGCTCTGCGGCT
The genomic region above belongs to Colletotrichum higginsianum IMI 349063 chromosome 2, whole genome shotgun sequence and contains:
- a CDS encoding SNF2 super family protein yields the protein MASVQAAPAVQLPGAGMTATTPQQAQEIFNKFKQMRENGVPTTDPEYIKAEQFVLSFQQQARLRQKQQAFLQHQQQQQQMQQQRQMQQAGGPNGAVNGAHPAQQQQQSTQPSASSALGGSALPSASSNTSVAAAGSPTTSAPSSGPGAGQFNPQQLSLLRQQIHAFKLLTKNAGVPLQMQQAIFTQRERRKAIAAEAAAMAASSTPAPVSRDSAQPGPNGVESKSEPPEVQGPTFKAVKSPYDDPNLIRKSISYFEHTQRRNRKLIPGLFPTGVDFDQLRYEREVIIFNRMRDRYAELKSTPANIAHWDTTADDVELDDSARVKAIIEMKGLGLYAKQRAMRDKIGRSMMFYDNLAMTTNRSNYRRTKKMTVREARITEKLEKQQRDIRENREKKRHTDFLAAITQHRNEIQQTAASQRNKSSKLNKLMFAQHYNIEKEEQKRIERTAKQRLQALKANDEEAYLKLLDEAKDTRITHLLRQTDGFLRQLAASVKSQQRKALLEQTGEEQMPEEEEESEHESDADDTSGRKIDYYAVAHKIKEEVTEQANMLVGGRLKEYQVKGLQWMISLYNNNLNGILADEMGLGKTIQTISLVTYLIERKKQEGPYLVIVPLSTLTNWTLEFEKWAPSVSKIVYKGPPLARKQQQDKIRQGRFQVLLTTYEYIIKDRPVLSKIKWFHMIIDEGHRMKNQNSKLTSTIQQYYHTRFRLILTGTPLQNNLTELWAMLNFTLPTIFKSAKTFDEWFNTPFANTGGQDKMDLTEEEQILVIRRLHKVLRPFLLRRLKKDVEKDLPDKTEKVIKCKFSALQSKLYKQMVTHNKILVSDGQGGKAGARGLSNMIMQLRKLCNHPFVFDEVENTMNPMSISNDLLWRTAGKFELLDRVLPKYKATGHRVLMFFQMTAIMDIMEDYLRYRNMKYLRLDGTTKSDERSDLLREFNAPNSDYFMFLLSTRAGGLGLNLQTADTVIIYDSDWNPHQDLQAQDRAHRIGQKNEVRILRLISSNSVEEKILERARYKLDMDGKVIQAGRFDNKSTETDRDAMLRTLLESADLAETGEQDEMDDEELNLLLARSDDEVTVFQKLDEERRKDPIYGDAAGAKAKPRLLGEDELPDIYLGDGSLVEEEVETSLGRGARERTKVRYDDGLTEEQWLMAVDDDDDSPEAAAARKQARKDKRENNRLKRTAVMNAADASPSVSRASTEEVETPKKRGRKPGSKNQEKRKADDGEDEPPAKKRRGPQGRPKAVSVSAGSEAPRISAQQRQSLQTSARALFDGLMNLEVDDPEPPEEDDDESVAGKRIIIGPFLALPPKRDYADYYLIIQAPISMKQIEQKIKKQQYYSLGDMRKDVDLMFSNCQTYNEEASLLYQDSLTLQKFFHEQLQKELEEHPELQELEGDGPKEASVAPSASASVGTPQPVTSATRIKLISSASNGAKEANGESNGGSNGAPSDQE
- a CDS encoding WD repeat domain-containing protein; its protein translation is MSSDSEDFVVDGPELAEDDPMRAFLPASFGKKSKEANIAAQIDRSRRAAEKPSAGTAHEESAGPPTAAQKEKKSDSDSNDSDSGDSDSDDSEDGDDYPVSHELVLKTHERAVTTVTLDPAGGRLVSASLDCRINLHDFASMTPSTLRAFRSVDPWEAKSSAANAESHPIHHVEFNSLSGSVFLCVSAHPQAKIMSRDGDVITEFVKGDMYLRDMNNTKGHISEVTTGTWHPTDKNLCVTAGTDSTLRIWDINNKRSQRDVIVFKSKAAGSAGRTRMTAVAWGAPAQGGSNVLVAAALDGSLVMYSGNSPFSRPTAEIRDAHKPDTWTGGIDISSDGRMVVTRGGDNTIKLWDTRKFKTPLVTVDHASTSDHFPMSNIRYSPNSTSILTGSATGDLHILNPGNLRPEHVTPITPGAPLITVNWHPKINQIITGSANGETHVLYSPTMSSRGAVEVMSRAPKKRHIDDDPSRTTDMSVGMSGDSIVTPGSVMAGRRNAGVTASGKSKDPRRPAVLEQTPFMRNQPDEKHIADNIPLAKMLHEDPREALLKYADAAQKDPMFTAAWQKTQPVTQYADVSDDEDEGPDKKKARR